A part of Arachis hypogaea cultivar Tifrunner chromosome 12, arahy.Tifrunner.gnm2.J5K5, whole genome shotgun sequence genomic DNA contains:
- the LOC112727190 gene encoding myosin-6 — protein sequence MAATANPVVGSQVWLEDPEAAWIDGEVLEVKGQDIKVLCTSGKTVVVKVSSVYHKDTEAPPCGVDDMTKLAYLHEPGVLANLRSRYDINEIYTYTGNILIAVNPFIKLPHLYDSHMMAQYKGAGFGELSPHPFAVADAAYRLMINEGISQSILVSGESGAGKTESTKLLMRYLAYMGGRAAVGEGRTVEQKVLESNPVLEAFGNAKTVRNNNSSRFGKFVEIQFDQRGRISGAAIRTYLLERSRVCQLSDPERNYHCFYMLCAAPPEDVKKYKLGNPRTFHYLNQTNCFELEGVDEAKEYHDTRRAMDVVGISSEEQEAIFRVVAAILHLGNIEFTKGQEIDSSTPKDEKSRFHLQTAAELFMCDAKALENSLCKRVIVTRDETITKWLDPESAALSRDALAKIVYTRLFDWLVDKINNSIGQDPESKSLIGVLDIYGFESFKTNSFEQFCINLTNEKLQQHFNQHVFKMEQEEYKKEEIDWSYIEFVDNQDVLDLIEKKPGGIISLLDEACMFPRSTHETFAQKLYQTFKNHKRFSKPKLSRSDFTICHYAGDVTYQTELFLDKNKDYVIAEHQALLYASKCSFVSSLFPPSSEESSKQSKFSSIGSRFKQQLQALLETLSSTEPHYIRCVKPNNLLKPAIFENKNVLQQLRCGGVMEAIRISCAGYPTRKTFDEFVDRFGLLAPEALDRSSDEVSVCKRILEKVGLKCYQIGKTKVFLRAGQMADLDTRRTEILGRSASIIQRKVRTYLARRSFVLLRLSAIQIQASCRGQLARQVYEGLRQEASSLMIQRYIRMHAARKAYRELYRAAVSIQTGMRGMAARCELNFRKQTRAAIVIQSHCRKYLAQHRFKDLKKAAIATQCAWRGKVARRELRKLKMAARETGALQAAKNKLEKQVEDLTLRLQLEKRMRADMEEAKSQENERLQSALQKMQLQFKETKALLKKEREEAMKREAERVPVIQEIPVVDHGLMEKLTSENEKLKNLVSSLEEKIGETEKRYEEASKVSEERLKQALDAESKIIQLKTAMQRLEEKFLDMESENQVLRQQTLITSSVKPMSEHLSNHVYEKLGNGHHVVEEQKSAESVTPTKMFGTESDSKLRRSYIERQHENVDALVNCVMKNIGFHHGKPVAAFTIYKCLLHWKSFEAERTSVFDRLIQMIGSAIENQDDNDLMAYWLSNTSALLFLLQQSLKSGGASDTTPVKKPPNPTSLFGRMTMGFRSSPSSANLPAPALEVVKKVEAKYPALLFKQQLTAYVEKIYGILRDNLKKELASLLSLCIQAPRTSKGVLRSGRSFGKDSPMGHWQSIIESLNTLLCTLKENFVPPVLIQKIYTQTFSYINVQLFNSLLLRRDCCTFTNGEYVKAGLAELELWCAQAKEEYAGSSWDELKHIRQAVGFLVIHQKYRISYDEIINDLCPIMSVQQLYRICTLYWDANYNTRSVSPDVLSSMRVLMAEDSNNAQSDSFLLDDNSSIPFSVDDLSTALQEKEFSDMKPAEELLENPAFQFLNE from the exons ATg GCTGCTACTGCCAATCCTGTAGTTGGGTCCCAAGTTTGGTTGGAGGATCCAGAGGCAGCTTGGATAGATGGTGAAGTTTTGGAGGTTAAGGGGCAAGACATCAAAGTCCTTTGCACTTCAGGGAAGACG GTTGTGGTTAAAGTGTCCAGCGTTTATCATAAAGATACTGAAGCTCCACCATGTGGAGTGGATGATATGACAAAGCTTGCTTATCTGCATGAACCTGGTGTCCTAGCTAATCTGAGATCTAGATATGATATCAATGAAATATAT ACGTATACTGGGAATATATTGATTGCTGTGAACCCGTTCATAAAGCTCCCTCATTTATACGATAGCCATATGATGGCACAATATAAAGGAGCAGGTTTTGGCGAGCTAAGTCCACATCCTTTTGCAGTTGCAGATGCAGCATATAG GCTTATGATTAATGAAGGAATCAGTCAGTCAATACTGGTTAGTGGTGAAAGTGGGGCTGGTAAAACAGAAAGCACAAAGTTACTCATGCGCTATCTTGCTTACATGGGAGGTAGAGCTGCTGTTGGTGAAGGTAGGACTGTAGAGCAGAAAGTCCTAGAG TCCAATCCTGTTCTAGAAGCCTTTGGCAATGCAAAGACTGTTAGGAACAATAATTCAAG TCGTTTTGGGAAGTTTGTGGAGATCCAATTTGACCAGAGGGGAAGGATTTCTGGAGCTGCTATTAGAACATATCTGTTGGAAAGATCACGTGTTTGCCAATTGTCCGATCCAGAAAGAAATTATCACTGTTTCTATATGCTGTGTGCTGCACCTCCAGAG GATGTTAAGAAGTACAAATTAGGAAACCCAAGAACATTTCATTATCTAAACCAAACAAATTGCTTTGAGTTGGAAGGAGTTGATGAAGCAAAAGAATATCATGATACAAGGAGAGCAATGGATGTTGTTGGAATAAGTTCTGAGGAGCAG GAAGCAATATTCCGAGTGGTAGCTGCAATTTTGCATCTTGGCAATATTGAATTTACAAAAGGTCAGGAAATTGACTCATCTACGCCCAAAGATGAAAAATCTCGGTTCCATCTACAAACTGCTGCTGAACTTTTCAT GTGTGATGCAAAGGCACTTGAGAATTCTCTTTGCAAGCGAGTGATTGTTACGCGTGATGAAACAATTACTAAATGGTTGGATCCAGAATCTGCTGCACTTAGCCGAGATGCTTTGGCTAAGATTGTGTACACGAGATTGTTTGACTG GCTGGTGgataaaattaataattcaatTGGTCAAGACCCTGAGTCGAAGTCCTTAATCGGTGTGCTGGATATTTATGGTTTTGAAAGTTTCAAGACTAACAG TTTTGAGCAATTTTGTATTAATTTGACCAATGAAAAGCTTCAGCAACACTTTAATCAG CATGTTTTCAAAATGGAGCAAGAAGAATATAAAAAAGAGGAGATTGATTGGAGTTACATTGAGTTTGTTGACAATCAAGATGTCCTGGATCTCATCGAAAAG AAACCTGGTGGCATTATTTCTCTTCTTGATGAAGCTTG CATGTTTCCTAGATCAACACACGAAACTTTTGCCCAGAAGTTGTATCAGACATTCAAAAACCATAAAAGGTTCAGCAAGCCTAAATTGTCACGTAGTGACTTCACAATTTGCCATTATGCTGGTGAT GTGACTTATCAAACTGAATTGTTCCTGGACAAGAACAAAGATTACGTTATTGCAGAACACCAAGCACTTCTTTATGCTTCTAAATGCTCCTTTGTATCGAGTTTGTTTCCCCCCTCGTCTGAGGAGTCATCCAAACAATCAAAGTTCTCTTCAATAGGTTCACGATTCAAG CAACAATTGCAAGCTCTACTTGAAACTCTCAGTTCCACCGAGCCACACTATATTCGTTGCGTAAAACCCAACAATCTTCTTAAGCCTGCAATTTTTGAGAACAAAAATGTTCTGCAGCAACTGCGTTGTGGG GGAGTTATGGAGGCAATTAGAATAAGCTGTGCAGGGTACCCCACTAGAAAAACCTTTGATGAATTTGTGGATCGGTTTGGACTTCTTGCACCTGAAGCACTAGATAGAAG CTCTGATGAGGTTTCTGTATGCAAGAGGATTCTGGAAAAAGTTGGACTTAAATGTTATCAG ATTGGAAAAACAAAAGTGTTTCTTCGAGCTGGTCAAATGGCTGACTTAGATACTCGTAGAACTGAAATACTAGGAAGATCGGCAAGCATTATTCAGAGGAAAGTTCGTACCTATTTGGCCCGCCGAAGTTTTGTATTGCTTCGTTTGTCTGCTATACAGATTCAAGCTTCATGCAGAG GACAACTTGCTCGACAAGTTTACGAGGGATTGCGGCAGGAGGCTTCTAGTCTGATGATTCAGAGGTATATACGCATGCATGCTGCTAGAAAGGCTTATAGAGAATTGTATAGAGCTGCTGTTTCTATTCAGACTGGTATGCGAGGGATGGCTGCTCGTTGTGAGCTGAACTTTAGGAAGCAGACTAGGGCAGCAATTGTCATTCAG AGCCATTGCCGAAAATATTTGGCACAACATCGTTTTAAGGACTTAAAGAAGGCAGCAATTGCTACACAATGTGCATGGAGAGGAAAAGTTGCTCGCCGAGAGTTACGAAAGCTCAAGATG GCTGCCAGAGAAACTGGAGCACTCCAAGCTGCCAAAAATAAGCTTGAAAAGCAAGTTGAAGATCTTACACTAAGGTTACAGCTGGAAAAACGCATGAGG GCTGACATGGAAGAAGCAAAATCACAAGAAAACGAAAGATTACAGTCTGCTTTGCAAAAGATGCAACTGCAATTTAAAGAGACTAAGGCACTTCTTAAGAAGGAGCGTGAAGAGGCTATGAAAAGAGAGGCAGAGAGAGTACCTGTCATACAGGAGATTCCCGTTGTTGACCATGGTTTGATGGAAAAGTTAACTAGTGAAAATGAGAAACTCAAG AACTTGGTGAGCTCTCTGGAAGAGAAAATTGGTGAAACAGAAAAGAGGTATGAAGAGGCAAGCAAAGTCAGtgaagaaaggttgaagcaagctTTGGATGCTGAATCAAAAATAATCCAGTTGAAGACTGCAATGCAAAG GCTTGAAGAGAAATTCTTAGATATGGAATCGGAAAACCAGGTTCTTCGGCAACAAACTCTGATAACATCATCTGTAAAACCAATGTCAGAGCACCTTTCCAATCATGTTTACGAG AAGTTGGGCAATGGTCATCATGTGGTAGAAGAGCAGAAATCTGCT GAGAGTGTTACACCTACTAAAATGTTTGGTACAGAATCTGATAGCAAATTGAGGAGATCCTACATTGAACGTCAACAT GAGAATGTTGATGCTCTTGTAAACTGTGTAATGAAGAATATTGGCTTCCATCATGGAAAGCCTGTTGCTGCATTCACCATTTACAAATGCCTGCTCCACTGGAAATCATTTGAAGCTGAAAGAACTAGTGTATTTGACCGTCTTATCCAGATGATAGGTTCTGCAATTGAG AATCAAGATGACAATGATCTTATGGCCTATTGGTTGTCAAATACGTCTGCATTATTGTTTTTGCTCCAACAAAGTTTGAAGTCCGGAGGTGCAAGTGATACCACCCCAGTTAAAAAACCACCTAATCCAACATCCCTCTTTGGAAGAATGACTATG GGTTTTCGCTCGTCCCCTTCTTCAGCCAACCTTCCGGCTCCAGCATTAGAGGTTGTAAAGAAGGTTGAAGCTAAATACCCTGCTTTGCTGTTCAAGCAGCAGCTCACAGCCTATGTAGAAAAAATATATGGTATCCTTCGGGACAACTTGAAAAAGGAGTTGGCATCGTTGCTTTCATTATGTATACAG GCCCCAAGAACATCAAAGGGAGTGTTACGGTCTGGCCGATCCTTTGGCAAAGATTCTCCCATGGGTCACTGGCAAAGTATTATTGAATCCCTCAACACCCTCCTATGTACTTTGAAAGAGAACTTC GTGCCTCCAGTCCTAATCCAAAAGATCTACACCCAAACATTCTCATATATTAATGTTCAACTCTTCAACAG TCTTCTTCTACGTCGGGACTGTTGCACATTCACCAATGGAGAATATGTGAAAGCTGGTTTAGCAGAATTGGAGTTGTGGTGTGCTCAAGCAAAGGAGGag TATGCAGGTTCATCTTGGGACGAGCTTAAGCACATCAGACAGGCAGTTGGGTTCTTG GTTATTCATCAGAAGTACAGGATTTCCTATGATGAAATCATTAACGATTTATGCCCT ATCATGAGTGTCCAGCAGCTATATAGAATATGTACACTTTACTGGGATGCTAACTACAATACTCGAAGTGTTTCTCCGGAC GTCCTTTCTAGCATGAGGGTGCTTATGGCCGAGGATTCGAATAATGCTCAGAGTGATTCTTTCTTGTTGGATGACAATTCCAG TATTCCCTTCTCAGTGGATGACCTTTCTACAGCACTCCAAGAGAAGGAATTCTCAGACATGAAACCAGCAGAAGAGCTTCTTGAGAACCCTGCCTTCCAATTTTTAAATGAGTAG